Proteins co-encoded in one Papaver somniferum cultivar HN1 chromosome 5, ASM357369v1, whole genome shotgun sequence genomic window:
- the LOC113280986 gene encoding phosphoserine phosphatase, chloroplastic-like has product MEGLVNARIITPYSPHSTTSRNYSPVFRAISQPLFKSHLRLMSLFKSLTPVGTSMQPVEASSISHFDNTLPSKEVLEIWRNADAVCFDVDSTVCLDEGIDEIAEFCGAGKAVAEWTARAMGGSVPFEEALAARLSLFRPSLTQLQEYLEKRPPKISPGIDELIKTLKAKNTDVYLISGGFRQMIHPVALVLGIPVENIFANQLLFGSSGEFVGFDENEPTSRSGGKATAVENLRKSHQYKKMIMIGDGATDLEARKPGGADMFICYGGVQHREAVAAKADWLVFHFRDLIKSLE; this is encoded by the exons ATGGAAGGGTTGGTGAATGCACGAATCATCACCCCATATTCTCCACATTCTACAACTTCCAGAAATTACTCTCCTGTTTTCCGTGCTATTTCTCAGCCTTTATTCAAAAGTCATCTTAGGTTGATGAGTCTATTCAAATCGTTAACACCAGTTGGTACATCAATGCAACCCGTGGAGGCTTCATCTATTTCGCACTTCGATAATACTCTACCTTCCAAAG aagtTCTTGAGATATGGCGAAATGCCGATGCTGTATGCTTCGATGTGGACAGTACTGTATGCTTGGATGAAGGGATTGATGAAATTGCAGAATTTTGTGGAGCTGGAAAGGCTGTTGCTGAGTGGACAGCTAG GGCTATGGGTGGATCTGTTCCTTTTGAAGAAGCTCTTGCTGCTCGACTTTCTCTCTTTCGTCCTTCTTTGACACAACTACAGGAGTATCTAGAGAAAAGACCTCCTAA GATATCTCCTGGAATTGATGAGCTTATCAAAACTCTAAAAGCTAAGAACACTGATGTCTATCTGATCTCAGGAGGCTTTCGTCAAATGATCCAT CCGGTGGCATTAGTCCTTGGAATCCCTGTAGAAAATATTTTTGCTAATCAGCTGTTGTTCGGAAGTTCTGGCGAGTTTGTGGGGTTTGACGAGAATGAACCTACCTCTAGAAGTGGTGGAAAAGCCACAGCCGTCGAAAATTTAAGAAAG TCACATCAATACAAGAAAATGATCATGATTGGAGACGGGGCAACTGATCTCGAG GCTCGCAAACCAGGAGGTGCAGACATGTTTATTTGCTATGGCGGAGTACAGCACAGAGAGGCAGTTGCAGCGAAGGCTGATTGGCTAGTTTTTCATTTCCGTGATTTGATCAAGTCTTTGGAGTAG